The genomic window GACCGGTAGTGCCGGGGTCGGCTGCAGGGAAATCCGCATTTGGCGCACCGCCACCGAATGGCTCGTCAGGCCCCTCGTTGATAAGGTAGAAAGTTTCGTTATTTTTACCCGTAAGGTCTATGATGACATCAGCTCGCTCCGCCGGACTCATGAGTAATTGACCCTGGGTCACCGTTTCAGGCAGAAAACCTCCTTCCGCACCGATCTGCACAAAACTCAGATCCGCGGTTGCGGGTCTGGCGGCAAGAGGGTCCTTTACCAGTTTGAGGATCAGGAACCGGGAGTTGCAACCATTCAAAAACCGGATGCGGTAGCGTCTTGGCTCCACGTTGAGCACGGGCCAGGTTTTGCCATTTACTACCATGGTGTTAAAAAATGCCTCGGGGTTCCACCGTGGCGGGACGTCGCTGGCCGGAATAAACGGACCATTAAAGCCATCGAAAAACTTCCGGCGCGCCGGATAGAACAGAGAGCCGTTTTTGTTGAATGACCGATCCTGAATCGCGATAGGAATTTCCGTGATTACGTCCGCGCCTGATCCCGGTGGGTTGTACCCCAGATTGACATCGAAGTTACCGCCCCGTAAGAGATAGAAACCCGCCGGTCCGGCATAGACGTTCAAACGGGTCATACCCAGGGTGTGATCGTGGAACCATAAGGTCGTGGCCGCCTGCTGATTGTCATATTCATAGGTGGCAGCCCCGCCGCCCCATTCACTCCCCAGGGTATTGGAAGGCAGATTTTTGAAATGGTCAAAGAATGACCCTTTGGTAGCGAAGCCGGCCGGAATGTTCTTGGCATCGGGGAGATACCAAGCCCCAGGGTATCCATCGAACTGCTGCTGATTTATCCCGCCGTGCAGGTGGACAACCATAGGAACCGGGCCTTTGTATTTGACGGCGGTCTTGCCGCGGCTGTCCTGGTTGCCCTCTCCGGCCTCGGGGTTTGCCCAGTGAAGATGCTGGTCAATCGGAAGCAGGTGGGGTAAGAAATTACCCTGTTCATCCACCAGACCATTGATCCACTTGACCCTGACGGGCTTGCCGACTTGAGCCTCTATCGTGAAAGCAGGGTAATTCAGCGTACCTGCCAGGTTTGACTCTGAGCCATAGCTCCATACCGTTGTGCTCGGCATGCCTGTGGGCAGAATCTGCTGTTTAAACTGCCGCACGGATATCTCATAGTAATCGCCTGCGAAGCTCGCGGGTGAGGGAGACTTGGGCATCGGCGGCGGGATGACCAGCGGTTCCACATACTTGGGAATTTTCAGTGGATCCAGGGTTCCTCCCGGAAGTGGTTGGGCTATCAAGCCTGAGACTCTCACGAGCGCAAGCAACCCTATAACTGCGACAATCAAGAGCCGCATAGGTGAAAATTTTTTTCTGTAACTCATTTCTGCTCCTCCTCATTTCATAAAAAACATGATTCTGATAAACCTTTAAAACGTGCTCATCCTAAGTATTTTCAATGATTTCGTTTCTCCTCCTTCCCCACATCCTTGCGAATTCATCTCCTTAGTCCTGCGTCTACCTCTCTGTCGAGAATCGGTATCAGACAGGACACCGGTTAATCCGGACTGATGTCAACCCGGCGCCCATGGCCATTAAGGCCATTAAGGCCATCACAGATCCTCATCGTTCGGACATCATAATAAAGAATAACTTAGGATCATTTTCCAAAGTGAATGACGACGACGAGGCTTGTTTCCCCGCGTCTTGCGAACGAATTATCATAACGGGTAATTTTACCAACCCTTAATGCCCCGATCCCGTTGCCTCCGGACTGTAAATGTTATGAGGCCACTTTTTTGATTTATTTACGTGCAGATATCCTTCAGCGCCTTTGACCACCCGAAAAAGGGCATGATCGACCAGCGGATACTGTCCGGGCACCAATG from Candidatus Brocadia sp. includes these protein-coding regions:
- a CDS encoding multicopper oxidase domain-containing protein; this translates as MVVHLHGGINQQQFDGYPGAWYLPDAKNIPAGFATKGSFFDHFKNLPSNTLGSEWGGGAATYEYDNQQAATTLWFHDHTLGMTRLNVYAGPAGFYLLRGGNFDVNLGYNPPGSGADVITEIPIAIQDRSFNKNGSLFYPARRKFFDGFNGPFIPASDVPPRWNPEAFFNTMVVNGKTWPVLNVEPRRYRIRFLNGCNSRFLILKLVKDPLAARPATADLSFVQIGAEGGFLPETVTQGQLLMSPAERADVIIDLTGKNNETFYLINEGPDEPFGGGAPNADFPAADPGTTGQVIKIVVGNSITGTDTGIIPTNLPKSPFLGEVSNTRQVSLNELTSSLSFGGPIAALQGTVNSHHPFHPIGVPLMWDEHITENPAKGDVEIWEIYNFTEDAHPIHIHHVQFKVVGRKPIGGGTSVAGQNTPLPAEMGRKDTVIAYPNEITRVKALYSSAGLFVWHCHILEHEDNEMMRPYFIGDPADLPIPMKHGGK